The window GTTCGTGCCGGACTCGCGGGCCTGTACCCGTGCGGCCATCGCGGCCGGCGTCGGTCCGGGTGCGGAGGCGATCTGCCACACCGTGCCCATGCGGGCGGTCAACGGGCTGGCCTTCGCGCTGCCGATGCTCGGCGCGGCCCGCGGCGCCGCGGCCGTGTGGACCTCATGGATCGCCGCGAAGCTGGCCGGGCCGACCGGGCAGAACGCCGTCTCGTCCCAGGACCGCGTGGTGTACGAGCACACGCTGGCCCGGGCCACCGGCGAGATCGACGCGGCCCAGCTGCTGCTGGAGCGGGTCGCCGCGGTCGCCGACGCGGGCGGGGTGACCGGTGAACTCGTCGGCCGTGGGGCGCGGGACTGCGCTCTTGCGGCCGAGCTGCTGACCGCCGCGACCGACCGGCTGTTCGCCTCCGCGGGCACCAGGGCGCAGGCGCAGGACAGCCCGCTGCAGCGCCTCTGGCGCGATGTGCACGCGGCTGCGAGCCATATCGGGCTGCAGTTCGGGCCTGGAGCGACGCTGTATGCCGGAGAGCTGCTGAGGAGGAGCAACGATGGCTGAAGTGAACGATCCCCGGGTGGGCTTTGTCGCCGTCGTCACCTTCCCGGTGGACGGCCCCGCCACCCAGCGCAAGCTGGTGGAGCTGGCCACGGGTGGGGTGCAGGAGTGGATCCGCGAGGTGCCCGGCTTCCTGTCGGCCACGTATCACGCGAGCACGGACGGCACCGCGGTCGTCAACTACGCCCAGTGGGAGAGCGAGCAGGCCTACCGGGAGAACTTCAGCGCCGACCCGCGCTCGGCGAAGCTGCGGGAGGCGCTGAGCTCTCTGCCCGGGCTCATGGGACCGCCGAAGGCCGTCTTCATGACTCCACAGGGGTCGATCCTGCCGTCCTGACGGCGTCGTCCGCACCGTCCCCGACGCCGTCGTCCGCACCTTCGCCGGCTCCGGCCACCAGGCCGGCGATGATGATCTCGAGGCCGAGCTCGAACCGGCGGTCGGAGTCGAGCGAGGTGATCGGGCCGGCCAGGTGGACCAGGTTCGGGAACTGGGCGGCCGGCAGCGACTTCAGGTAGCCGTGGAGCTGGTCGGCGAACATGCCGGCCTGCTCCTCGCTCTGCTCCGCACCGGAATGCCGGGACGACTGTTCCAGGGCCTCCGCCGTGACGAAGGTCGACAGCAGGTCGCCCCCGTAGGCGGCGAGTTCGTCCCGCAGGCCCCCCGCGCGCAGCAGATTCAGGGTGCGCTCCATCCCCATGATCCCGTTGGGCCCGAGTGGCACCCGGTCGATCGCGATGCGCGCCAGATCCCGGTGGGCCAGGAACACCCGCCGCAGTGACCGGCACATCTCCTTGACCTGCTCCGCCCAGCGGCCCGGCTCCGGTTCCGGGATCTCCACCTCGGTCAGTACGAGGTCGAAGACGAGGTCGAGCAGCTCGTCCCGGTTCCCCACGTGCGCGTACAGCGAAGCGTGCCCGGTCTTCAGCTCCTGTGCGAGCCGCCGCATGCTCAGCGCGTCGAGTCCCTCGGCGTCGAGGATGCCGAGCGCCGTGTCGACGATCCGGTCCTGGGTCAGGGGCATGCGCGGCGGCGCCTTCTTCGGCCGGCGCCACGGAGGCACGGGGATCTCCTCGGGCATGGGCCTCCTTCCTTCGCTTCGCGGCAGGTGGCCCTCATCGTATGGCATCGACGGGCCACCGTTTCTTGACACGACCACCGTTCCACTATAGAACGGTGGTCGTTCATGGACCTATAGTCGAGAACCTCGGGGGATGCCATGAGTTCCGTTGAAGCAGACGAGCCGGACGGGGCCGCGGCGCCTCCGACGGCGCTGGTGTCCGGGCAGGATCCGGGGCCGGACGCAGCCGCGGCCGAGTCCCCGGCCTACGCGCGCCGCTGGGCCGCGCTGGCTGTCATCCTCGGCGCCGAGATCATGGACCTGCTCGACGGCACGGTCATGAACATCGCCGCGCCCGCGGTCCGCGCCGATCTGGGCGGCAGCCTCAGCGTCATCCAGTGGATCACCGTCGGATACACGCTCGCCTTCGCCGTCCTGCTCGTGGTCGGCGGCCGGCTGGGCGACATCTACGGCCGCAAGCGCATGTTCGTGATCGGCGCCGTCGGATTCACCCTGGCCTCCGTGCTGTGCGCGGTCGCGGGCAGCTCCGAGATGCTCATCGCCGCGCGCTTCCTGCAGGGCGGGCTGGGCGCGCTGATGATTCCGCAGGGACTCGGCCTCATCAAGCAGATGTTCCCGCCCAAGGAGACCGCGGCGGCGTTCGGCGCGTTCGGGCCCGCCATCGGGCTGGGCGCCGTGCTCGGCCCGATCGTCGCCGGATTCCTGGTCGACGCCGATCTGTTCGGCACCGGCT of the Streptomyces sp. T12 genome contains:
- a CDS encoding antibiotic biosynthesis monooxygenase, giving the protein MAEVNDPRVGFVAVVTFPVDGPATQRKLVELATGGVQEWIREVPGFLSATYHASTDGTAVVNYAQWESEQAYRENFSADPRSAKLREALSSLPGLMGPPKAVFMTPQGSILPS
- a CDS encoding TetR/AcrR family transcriptional regulator; the encoded protein is MPRSEGRRPMPEEIPVPPWRRPKKAPPRMPLTQDRIVDTALGILDAEGLDALSMRRLAQELKTGHASLYAHVGNRDELLDLVFDLVLTEVEIPEPEPGRWAEQVKEMCRSLRRVFLAHRDLARIAIDRVPLGPNGIMGMERTLNLLRAGGLRDELAAYGGDLLSTFVTAEALEQSSRHSGAEQSEEQAGMFADQLHGYLKSLPAAQFPNLVHLAGPITSLDSDRRFELGLEIIIAGLVAGAGEGADDGVGDGADDAVRTAGSTPVES